The following coding sequences are from one Caminibacter pacificus window:
- the rpmF gene encoding 50S ribosomal protein L32 has protein sequence MAVPKRRNSKTRAAKRRTHYKIRLSAVVKCSHCGAYKRPHRACPSCGEY, from the coding sequence ATGGCAGTTCCTAAGAGAAGAAACTCAAAAACAAGAGCGGCAAAAAGAAGAACTCACTATAAAATCAGACTTAGTGCAGTTGTAAAATGTAGTCACTGCGGTGCGTACAAAAGACCGCACAGAGCATGCCCAAGCTGTGGTGAGTATTAA
- the plsX gene encoding phosphate acyltransferase PlsX, whose amino-acid sequence MRIAIDAMGGDFGPQPIVEGVVKALEEKDFTAYLVGDEKQIKPLIPNKLLDKVRFINSEDFIRMDESATEALKRKESTIYKSIELLRNKEVDAVVSAGHSGATMSLATLRIGRIKGIRRPAIITFMPTIKKQYAFLLDAGANVDCDAHNLYQFGLMGEVYAKVVLNKDDVKLGLLSNGEEESKGNTVTKEAFGMLKESFPNFVGNVEGGDIFKGEVDVIITDGFIGNIVLKTSEGAADVISKLIKEEIKNSGLLQKIGALLLKPVFKGLKKAIDYAEYGGAPLLGINGCVIIAHGKSNSKAIKNAIFQAIRYVENDVTNRIKESLKVH is encoded by the coding sequence ATGAGAATAGCAATTGACGCAATGGGAGGGGACTTCGGTCCTCAGCCTATAGTTGAAGGTGTTGTAAAAGCTTTGGAAGAAAAAGATTTTACGGCTTATTTGGTTGGAGATGAAAAACAGATAAAACCTCTCATCCCGAACAAACTACTTGATAAAGTTAGATTTATAAATAGTGAAGATTTTATAAGAATGGATGAGAGTGCTACCGAAGCATTAAAAAGAAAAGAGTCCACTATTTATAAATCTATCGAACTTCTAAGAAACAAAGAAGTCGATGCCGTAGTCTCTGCCGGTCATAGCGGTGCCACAATGAGCTTGGCAACTCTTAGAATCGGGAGAATCAAAGGTATCAGACGTCCGGCTATTATCACTTTTATGCCTACAATAAAAAAACAATACGCATTCTTACTTGACGCCGGCGCAAATGTCGATTGTGACGCTCATAACCTATATCAATTCGGCTTAATGGGTGAAGTTTATGCAAAAGTGGTCTTAAACAAAGACGATGTTAAACTCGGTCTTTTAAGTAACGGAGAAGAAGAGAGCAAAGGTAACACCGTTACTAAAGAAGCGTTTGGAATGTTAAAAGAATCGTTTCCGAATTTCGTAGGAAACGTAGAGGGCGGAGATATTTTCAAAGGCGAAGTAGACGTAATTATTACGGACGGTTTTATCGGTAATATAGTTTTAAAAACAAGCGAAGGCGCCGCTGATGTTATTAGCAAACTCATAAAAGAAGAGATTAAAAATTCAGGACTTTTACAAAAAATCGGGGCTCTTTTATTAAAACCGGTTTTCAAAGGCTTGAAAAAAGCGATAGATTACGCGGAATACGGCGGAGCACCGCTACTTGGTATTAACGGATGTGTTATAATAGCGCACGGGAAAAGTAACAGCAAAGCAATAAAAAACGCGATTTTTCAAGCGATAAGATACGTTGAAAACGACGTAACAAATAGAATAAAAGAGTCTTTAAAGGTTCATTGA